A genomic segment from Flavobacterium litorale encodes:
- a CDS encoding heme NO-binding domain-containing protein → MYGIIYKAIEQYVVNSFGNTRWETIKSDSNIPIDTSIMEQPYNDDANYKIAVTTAKHTNKPLDEVLFDFGEHIIKTTSENYSIFMESRGNTMRDYLINLPNFHNRMMLIYPELTPPEFRVSNVEGNALVLHYISTTKGMLSFVKGYLNGLMKIFKEMPEVKVINSENEINKEYTFKISW, encoded by the coding sequence ATGTACGGAATTATATATAAGGCTATAGAGCAATATGTTGTTAACAGTTTTGGTAACACAAGGTGGGAAACTATTAAAAGCGATAGCAATATACCTATAGATACGTCTATTATGGAACAACCCTATAATGACGATGCTAACTATAAAATTGCAGTAACTACCGCCAAACATACAAACAAACCTTTAGACGAGGTACTTTTCGATTTCGGAGAGCATATTATTAAAACGACCAGCGAAAATTATAGTATATTTATGGAGTCGAGAGGAAATACTATGAGAGATTACTTAATAAATTTACCTAACTTTCATAACAGGATGATGCTTATATATCCTGAACTTACCCCTCCCGAATTTAGAGTTAGTAACGTAGAGGGTAATGCACTCGTACTGCATTACATATCTACTACCAAAGGTATGTTATCCTTCGTTAAAGGATACTTAAACGGTTTAATGAAGATATTTAAAGAAATGCCAGAGGTAAAAGTTATTAATTCAGAAAATGAGATAAATAAAGAGTATACGTTCAAAATAAGTTGGTAG
- a CDS encoding response regulator, whose protein sequence is MPLSLNILLIEDDAIEVMKFNRVLKNLEIKHKVIEANNGEEALVLLKEKAIVPDIIVLDLNMPKINGIEFLEILKDDEKLRYIPAIILSTSDNHKDLLECYKIGIAGYIIKPLKYEDYVSSITKLVDYWSNNELISQ, encoded by the coding sequence ATGCCGTTGTCATTAAATATATTGTTAATTGAAGATGATGCTATTGAAGTAATGAAGTTCAATAGAGTCTTAAAAAACCTAGAGATAAAGCACAAAGTAATAGAAGCCAATAACGGCGAGGAAGCATTGGTTCTACTAAAAGAGAAAGCCATTGTACCTGATATTATTGTGTTGGACCTAAACATGCCTAAAATTAATGGTATTGAATTTTTAGAAATACTTAAAGATGATGAGAAGTTAAGATACATCCCTGCAATTATACTATCAACATCCGATAATCATAAAGATTTATTAGAGTGTTATAAAATAGGTATTGCAGGATACATAATAAAGCCACTAAAGTATGAGGATTACGTTAGTAGTATTACAAAACTAGTGGACTATTGGAGTAATAACGAGTTAATTTCACAATAA
- a CDS encoding tetratricopeptide repeat protein, with product MKYLKHTCLLIILFTCCIANAQNMQEGFAYLENGEFAQAKVFFSAILKEYPNNKTANLCYARALGLHDNPEKANELFSVMLEDYPNDFEIELNYAESLLWNKRYKDAKEYYTTLVTEHPESFPALLGYANTLSNLKEYPEALNYVNRALTASPNNPNALVSRKYIRLGYASQLMQGRNYNGALSILDDNLIDFPKDKDTLLNKANIYLMLKKGEMAKAAYREMAITTADSIVAYNGFALAEHTNGKDKKALKYAIEAVALAKEHKDTTLIKKANERYIQALIWNREYKMADEAIATETQKYPNDNSVLALSATLGMYRSDFKKSITDYEYILVNDSLSFDGNLGIANAYFADGKPNKAYKAVDKTLNIFENQKDAINFLGKLNTIYSPNVEEQLGYSYDNGDNKAYFSTTTLNIPLSTKWSVGAYYRYRKTENTVTDREAEANDFKAMASYQFHPKVSFNAALGATAVTSFKNDYNQLLAEAFFKAKPFKLQDLEVGYKRDVQNFNADLTDSEITADNFYINYNISSNFKLGWFTQYFFTTQSDGNQRNLLFTSLYYSFLSKPVLKGGINYQYISFTDRRPEVYFSPQRFNLGEVFVDFIKSEEAIENKGMYYGLNAAAGYQFIEQDKKQGTYRLQGKLGYKFSSRLVANIYGLHSNIASATAAGFTYTELGFRLKWTITKRPLFRTKKNK from the coding sequence ATGAAATACCTAAAACACACATGCCTATTAATAATCCTGTTTACATGTTGTATTGCAAACGCACAAAACATGCAAGAAGGTTTTGCCTATTTGGAGAATGGCGAATTTGCACAAGCAAAAGTGTTTTTTAGTGCTATACTAAAAGAGTATCCCAATAATAAAACGGCAAACCTGTGTTATGCACGCGCTTTAGGTTTGCATGATAACCCTGAAAAAGCAAATGAGCTTTTTAGTGTTATGCTGGAAGATTACCCAAACGATTTTGAGATTGAACTTAACTATGCAGAATCGTTACTTTGGAATAAAAGATATAAAGATGCTAAAGAATATTATACTACGTTAGTAACGGAACACCCAGAAAGTTTTCCTGCATTACTGGGGTACGCCAACACACTATCCAACCTAAAAGAATACCCTGAAGCCTTAAATTATGTAAACCGTGCGCTTACTGCTTCCCCCAATAATCCAAACGCATTGGTTTCCAGAAAATACATTCGGTTGGGTTATGCTTCACAATTAATGCAGGGGCGTAATTATAACGGTGCGCTTAGTATATTAGATGACAATCTTATTGACTTTCCTAAAGATAAAGATACCCTGCTTAACAAAGCGAATATTTATTTGATGCTAAAGAAGGGGGAAATGGCAAAAGCAGCCTACCGTGAAATGGCAATAACTACTGCCGACAGTATAGTAGCCTACAATGGTTTTGCGCTTGCCGAACATACCAATGGTAAGGATAAAAAAGCACTAAAGTACGCTATAGAGGCGGTAGCACTTGCAAAAGAACACAAAGATACAACACTTATTAAAAAAGCAAACGAGCGTTATATACAAGCCTTAATTTGGAATAGAGAATACAAAATGGCAGACGAAGCTATTGCTACAGAAACTCAAAAGTATCCGAATGACAATAGCGTATTGGCACTATCGGCAACGTTGGGTATGTACCGAAGTGATTTTAAAAAAAGTATTACCGACTATGAATACATACTTGTAAACGATTCACTTTCGTTTGATGGTAATTTGGGTATTGCCAATGCTTACTTTGCCGATGGTAAACCCAACAAAGCCTACAAAGCAGTAGATAAAACACTAAACATTTTCGAAAATCAAAAAGATGCTATAAACTTTTTAGGTAAACTCAATACCATATACTCCCCTAATGTAGAAGAGCAGTTGGGTTATTCTTACGATAATGGTGATAACAAAGCCTATTTTAGTACCACCACGCTCAACATTCCGTTAAGCACAAAATGGTCGGTAGGTGCTTATTATCGCTACAGAAAAACAGAAAACACAGTGACCGACCGAGAGGCAGAAGCCAACGACTTTAAAGCAATGGCAAGCTATCAGTTTCATCCAAAAGTTAGTTTTAATGCAGCACTGGGTGCTACAGCCGTAACCTCGTTTAAAAATGATTACAACCAACTGTTAGCCGAAGCCTTTTTTAAAGCAAAACCCTTTAAATTGCAAGATTTAGAAGTTGGATATAAAAGAGATGTACAAAACTTTAATGCCGACTTAACGGATAGCGAAATTACAGCCGATAACTTTTACATAAATTACAACATTAGTAGTAATTTTAAACTGGGTTGGTTTACGCAATACTTTTTTACAACACAGTCCGACGGTAACCAACGTAACCTATTGTTCACATCCCTATACTATAGCTTTTTATCAAAACCTGTTTTAAAAGGAGGTATTAATTACCAATACATTTCGTTTACCGATAGGAGACCCGAAGTATATTTTAGCCCGCAACGCTTTAATTTAGGAGAGGTATTTGTAGATTTTATTAAAAGTGAAGAAGCTATAGAAAATAAGGGCATGTACTACGGTTTAAATGCCGCAGCAGGGTATCAGTTTATAGAACAGGACAAAAAACAGGGTACGTACCGCTTGCAAGGTAAGCTGGGTTATAAATTCTCAAGCAGATTGGTTGCCAACATATACGGCTTGCACAGTAACATAGCATCGGCAACCGCAGCAGGTTTTACCTATACTGAGCTTGGTTTTAGGTTAAAATGGACTATTACCAAACGCCCCTTATTTAGAACAAAAAAGAATAAATAA
- a CDS encoding oligosaccharide flippase family protein: MKAIKTFLPMLNKLTKEQAFMLTILVVNAGNYLYNLLLGRLLGPAAFADAAVLITFLLIVSFAGMTFQIVTAKYAVLFSNRTLFAFLQWISKRAIAIGVLLGGAIALSSNYLQQLFNTKSSLMFVLFGAALPIYFVMSINRGGYQGKNNLKQLSVTYQSEMMSRLFITLGLLLALRFVNTSVLVAIGIFISLFFGLIPIKLKSVRAIATAKPQQLDTKPIVTFFALTAFYELTQIIINNSDILLVKHYFESEQAGLYASLALIGRVVYFVAWMFVMLLLPKVIKLKKEGFDTKPILLKYVGYITVLSACIVLGAFIFPKLVVQLMFGNDYIAIAPLLWQYALATSVFAIANIFAYYFLSIGQYFPVILSGILGLTQIVLIVFFHNSLAQVVQAQIVAMLVLLFVQLCFFFYHGKKNARLN; this comes from the coding sequence ATGAAAGCAATCAAGACTTTTTTACCCATGTTAAACAAGCTTACAAAAGAGCAGGCATTTATGCTTACTATACTTGTTGTAAACGCGGGTAACTATCTGTATAATTTACTATTGGGGCGTTTATTAGGTCCGGCAGCGTTTGCCGATGCAGCGGTACTAATTACCTTTTTACTAATAGTATCGTTTGCGGGTATGACGTTCCAGATTGTAACCGCCAAGTATGCCGTGCTCTTCTCCAATCGTACGCTTTTTGCTTTTTTACAGTGGATATCAAAAAGAGCTATTGCCATTGGGGTTTTATTGGGTGGCGCTATCGCGTTATCGTCAAATTACTTACAGCAGCTTTTTAATACTAAGAGCAGTTTAATGTTTGTACTATTTGGTGCAGCATTGCCTATATACTTTGTTATGAGTATTAATAGGGGAGGATACCAGGGTAAAAATAATTTAAAGCAACTCTCGGTTACCTATCAGTCCGAAATGATGAGCCGATTGTTTATTACGTTAGGACTTTTATTGGCTCTACGTTTTGTAAATACCTCCGTATTGGTTGCCATAGGTATATTTATCTCATTATTTTTCGGATTAATCCCAATCAAACTAAAATCAGTTCGTGCCATTGCTACAGCGAAACCGCAGCAATTAGATACCAAACCTATTGTTACTTTTTTTGCTTTAACGGCTTTTTATGAGCTTACGCAGATTATAATTAACAATAGCGATATATTATTGGTAAAGCATTATTTTGAGAGTGAACAAGCAGGACTGTATGCCTCTTTAGCACTTATAGGTAGGGTAGTATATTTTGTAGCATGGATGTTTGTAATGCTACTGTTACCCAAAGTAATTAAACTTAAAAAAGAGGGGTTTGATACCAAACCCATTTTACTAAAATATGTAGGCTACATAACTGTATTATCAGCATGTATAGTACTAGGTGCTTTTATATTCCCAAAACTGGTAGTACAGCTTATGTTCGGGAACGATTATATTGCTATAGCACCATTATTATGGCAGTATGCACTAGCAACGTCAGTATTTGCTATAGCCAATATTTTTGCCTACTATTTTCTTTCTATTGGGCAGTATTTTCCTGTAATACTATCAGGTATATTAGGGCTCACACAAATTGTACTAATTGTGTTTTTTCATAATAGTCTGGCACAAGTAGTACAAGCTCAAATTGTTGCCATGCTTGTATTACTATTCGTTCAGTTGTGTTTCTTCTTTTACCATGGCAAAAAGAACGCTCGTCTTAACTAA
- a CDS encoding glycosyltransferase, whose amino-acid sequence MKVAVVTAFPPSKVTLNEYGYHLVKNFVNKEDIEEVVLLTDKTKAPKQLDFENSDKVKVRECWSFNSYKILFSIFRAVLSEKPDTVLFNLQFMKFGDKKVPASLGLLLPMLLRLAGFKTVVLLHNIMETVDLQEAGFSKGGVMQKIYTFIGSSLTRCILKANTVAVTINKYVTILNEKYKADNVVLIPHGSFETVNEPNFDTLEGSKKIMAFGKFGTYKKVEIMIEAAKILRAQGMNNIEIVIAGTDSPNTPGYLDSVKEKYSDVEGLTFTGYVEENDVARIFTESTVVVFPYTATTGSSGVLHQAGSYGKAVVMPDLGDLAHLVRDEGYKGEFFSPDSTASLALAIGNLLKDDDYRQEIAMANYNAAQALSMDSIAGMYLQQFTALQNGKTHDTLVSNV is encoded by the coding sequence ATGAAAGTAGCAGTAGTAACAGCATTCCCGCCAAGTAAGGTAACGTTAAACGAATATGGTTACCACTTAGTAAAGAATTTTGTAAATAAAGAGGATATTGAAGAGGTTGTATTGTTGACGGATAAAACAAAAGCACCAAAACAACTTGATTTTGAGAATAGCGATAAAGTAAAAGTAAGAGAATGCTGGTCGTTCAACAGTTATAAAATACTATTCTCTATTTTCAGAGCAGTATTATCCGAAAAGCCAGACACAGTACTATTCAATTTACAGTTTATGAAATTTGGCGATAAAAAAGTACCTGCATCTTTAGGGCTTTTATTACCCATGCTTTTGCGTCTTGCAGGTTTTAAAACCGTAGTATTATTACACAACATAATGGAAACGGTAGATTTACAGGAAGCAGGCTTCTCTAAAGGTGGAGTAATGCAAAAAATATATACATTTATTGGTTCGTCACTAACACGTTGCATACTTAAAGCCAATACGGTAGCGGTTACCATAAATAAATACGTAACCATATTAAACGAAAAGTATAAAGCAGATAATGTAGTACTAATTCCGCACGGCTCTTTTGAAACTGTTAACGAGCCTAATTTTGATACGCTGGAAGGATCTAAAAAAATTATGGCATTCGGAAAATTTGGGACTTACAAAAAAGTGGAGATAATGATTGAAGCTGCCAAAATACTCCGCGCACAAGGCATGAATAACATTGAAATTGTTATAGCTGGTACAGATAGCCCCAACACCCCAGGGTATCTGGACAGCGTAAAAGAAAAATACAGCGATGTAGAAGGGCTTACGTTTACAGGTTATGTAGAAGAAAATGATGTAGCGCGTATTTTTACCGAAAGCACTGTAGTAGTATTCCCTTATACGGCAACCACAGGAAGCTCGGGTGTGTTACACCAAGCGGGTAGTTATGGTAAAGCAGTAGTTATGCCCGACCTTGGTGACCTTGCCCATTTGGTTAGAGATGAAGGCTATAAAGGTGAATTTTTTAGCCCTGATAGTACAGCATCGTTAGCTTTGGCTATTGGTAACCTACTTAAAGACGACGATTACAGACAGGAAATTGCTATGGCAAACTACAATGCTGCACAAGCACTCTCTATGGATAGTATAGCAGGTATGTACCTGCAACAATTTACAGCCTTACAAAACGGTAAAACACACGATACATTAGTAAGTAATGTGTAA
- a CDS encoding glycoside hydrolase family 2 TIM barrel-domain containing protein codes for MQVNNKNIYKVLLISSFVGLNIALLFGLSTILGYLNTGAERTSMLHLERETLNTYLPKVIWGNLENPGRVMEEQTLAEIQNDYLFSWHIKNNALKTNTKEGIADFYTDSSRVALYNIIDYNKKQKTSVEGTTLTHHPELEFYSADGQLVVFTDKNVVEYQKVFKNKKLITTVKDTATYKVLMLLEDGFWRIRHIKRMDKAVMHDSIAQPKKVYTTHGKQLLKNGNPFTIKGVNYYPKNSPWDMYGDKFNTDTIANDFDIIRNAGLNTIRIFVPYEDFGKADVIPEKVEKLKKVLDLAETKQLAVVVTLFDFYGDYSINNWTLTHRHAEKIITAFKDYPAILAWDIKNEPDLDFESRGQERVTAWLENIIPLVKQWDANHLVTIGWSNTDDATELSNLVDFVSYHYYQDIKHFAAKQNTLQKATKKPVVLQEFGVSSYNGFWNWFGNDEDDQAEYHKKMQAIFKEKQLAFISWTLYDFATVPSNVVGKKPWVRNKQKAFGFIDVGGNKKPSYLHITY; via the coding sequence ATGCAAGTAAACAATAAAAATATATATAAAGTACTTTTAATTAGTTCGTTTGTTGGACTTAATATTGCGTTGCTTTTTGGGTTAAGTACTATTTTGGGCTACCTAAATACGGGTGCAGAACGAACATCGATGCTACACTTGGAGCGTGAAACACTCAACACCTACCTGCCAAAAGTAATATGGGGCAATTTAGAGAATCCCGGGCGGGTTATGGAGGAACAGACTTTAGCCGAAATACAAAACGATTATTTGTTTTCGTGGCACATTAAAAACAATGCTTTAAAAACAAACACCAAAGAGGGTATAGCCGATTTTTATACGGATAGCTCCAGAGTAGCATTATATAATATTATTGACTATAACAAAAAGCAAAAAACAAGTGTTGAGGGTACTACCCTTACACACCACCCCGAATTAGAGTTTTATAGTGCCGATGGGCAATTAGTAGTATTTACTGATAAAAATGTAGTGGAATACCAAAAGGTATTCAAAAACAAAAAACTAATTACTACCGTAAAAGATACTGCCACCTATAAAGTACTAATGCTACTGGAAGATGGTTTTTGGCGCATCCGCCACATAAAACGTATGGATAAAGCCGTGATGCACGATAGTATTGCGCAGCCTAAAAAAGTATACACCACACATGGCAAGCAATTACTAAAAAATGGCAACCCTTTTACCATAAAAGGTGTTAACTATTACCCTAAAAATTCGCCTTGGGATATGTATGGCGATAAATTTAATACCGATACCATTGCCAACGATTTTGATATTATTAGGAATGCGGGATTAAATACCATCAGGATATTTGTGCCTTACGAAGATTTTGGTAAAGCTGATGTTATTCCTGAAAAGGTAGAAAAACTAAAAAAAGTATTGGATTTAGCCGAAACAAAACAACTTGCTGTAGTAGTTACCTTGTTCGATTTTTACGGCGATTATTCTATTAACAACTGGACGCTTACGCACCGCCATGCCGAAAAAATTATAACTGCTTTTAAAGATTATCCTGCTATACTGGCTTGGGATATAAAAAACGAACCTGATTTGGATTTTGAAAGCCGAGGACAGGAACGTGTTACCGCATGGCTCGAAAATATAATTCCTTTAGTAAAACAATGGGATGCTAATCATTTGGTAACCATAGGATGGTCGAACACCGATGATGCAACGGAACTTAGCAATTTAGTCGATTTTGTTTCGTACCATTATTATCAGGATATTAAGCATTTTGCGGCTAAGCAAAATACATTGCAAAAAGCAACTAAAAAGCCCGTAGTATTGCAAGAGTTTGGAGTGTCATCCTATAATGGTTTTTGGAATTGGTTTGGCAATGATGAGGACGACCAAGCAGAATACCATAAGAAAATGCAAGCCATTTTTAAAGAAAAACAACTTGCATTCATATCCTGGACTTTATATGATTTTGCTACTGTACCCAGTAACGTAGTAGGAAAAAAACCATGGGTACGAAACAAACAAAAAGCCTTCGGATTTATAGATGTTGGGGGAAACAAAAAACCATCTTATTTACACATTACTTACTAA
- a CDS encoding Ig-like domain-containing protein, with protein MKKKQRIVFVLVSCSVLLFSFIAVNREKQNTDFSLLTTQNVFEAGSAIQLSFLAKNNTTASLWVQSSYGSIVLDANVKNDTITFALPHFYAKKAGKISWVLTNDATTIQKGTFEIIPKDDIRLENYLGPRSMPAGDGHYTMMVTIPTDLYDNPKPDGTPATIKWQFLDDIRTETLPTKDFISWKRIYSPEKAGKVLTSVACLGMETKETETDVYPTIPVNFKIDYSRNHAFADGNQTTTLTSSIIKDKFGNTVGDGTAVTYVVTTSKNTILKTFGSTVGGIAMAEILSPELAETYTVKAYINGMAESNTINISYKAIQPVIEYEFSEDKRTITVGTIKSFMNQIAPDGTTVTLQVYHDDKLVDTLSEYTRKGVATFKLSEEEYKAAAYYFTITAYESTITTEKIHYASKQ; from the coding sequence ATGAAGAAAAAGCAACGTATAGTATTCGTTTTAGTAAGCTGCTCCGTGCTGCTCTTCTCTTTTATTGCGGTTAATAGAGAGAAGCAAAACACTGATTTCTCATTGCTTACAACACAAAATGTATTCGAAGCAGGTAGCGCTATACAACTATCATTTTTAGCTAAAAATAACACTACTGCATCATTATGGGTACAATCTTCTTACGGAAGTATAGTACTGGATGCAAACGTTAAGAATGATACTATAACTTTTGCCCTACCTCATTTTTATGCTAAAAAAGCAGGTAAAATATCTTGGGTATTAACTAATGATGCAACAACAATACAAAAGGGTACTTTTGAGATTATACCCAAAGACGATATTCGGCTGGAAAATTATTTGGGTCCGCGCAGTATGCCTGCAGGCGATGGGCATTATACCATGATGGTAACCATACCGACCGACCTTTACGATAACCCAAAACCCGATGGTACACCTGCCACTATTAAATGGCAATTTTTAGATGATATACGTACTGAAACCCTACCTACCAAAGATTTTATAAGCTGGAAACGTATTTACTCTCCCGAAAAAGCGGGTAAGGTACTAACATCGGTAGCCTGCTTAGGTATGGAAACCAAGGAAACCGAAACAGATGTATATCCTACCATACCTGTAAATTTTAAAATTGACTATAGTCGTAATCATGCCTTTGCTGATGGTAATCAAACTACTACGCTAACCTCATCCATTATAAAAGATAAATTCGGGAATACAGTAGGCGATGGTACTGCGGTTACGTACGTGGTTACAACATCTAAAAACACCATACTAAAAACCTTTGGATCAACAGTAGGTGGTATTGCTATGGCAGAAATTTTGAGTCCCGAACTAGCAGAAACATATACTGTAAAAGCCTACATAAACGGTATGGCAGAAAGCAATACCATAAACATTAGTTACAAAGCAATACAACCTGTAATTGAATACGAATTCTCAGAAGATAAACGAACCATTACCGTAGGTACTATAAAGAGTTTTATGAACCAAATTGCACCCGATGGTACTACGGTAACATTGCAAGTATATCATGATGATAAATTGGTAGATACTTTAAGCGAGTACACCCGCAAGGGAGTAGCAACCTTTAAACTGTCGGAAGAAGAATACAAAGCAGCAGCCTACTATTTTACGATAACGGCTTACGAAAGCACCATTACAACGGAAAAAATACATTATGCAAGTAAACAATAA